One Acinetobacter colistiniresistens DNA segment encodes these proteins:
- a CDS encoding ABC transporter permease: protein MSSVLKPLLQQSFRTGGLYLLIIALSLAISATTALKFSNTQVQNAVALQAAEMLGADLVLSDKEPIQLIWLQQADKLKLQHAAVTVFSSMAHNQDQFVMVNVKAVDDHFPLRGQLQIQPNAGTIQPGQVWLSPRAMDLLHTKLGEPLAIADGQFKVTGIIERDSNQEMGFSGFSPTVIIHQADIAKTNAVQVGSRIEYRLLLAGEPKQTQAFKKAFQQSQKLEQEIDQPVDQQLESEQGSLKLRDASQSNSRLMKPIENLDTFLQLANLLTILLCGIAIALTSQRYVQQNQDHIALMRCLGASKRQILWAYIALLGIVSALSIVLGSLIGIALGYGLLQLMLQLIPQLQLSFALADLLYALPIAIFTSVMVLIGFILPSIWQLLNTPPIRVIRQQERSRKSYLAMFAIGIVSLILFSLVLSDNLQLSLLVLSAILLLCVILYVVIWLLLKTIKQLKHPLAAYVRIPHQTALQVTALALGLSLITVLSVLRTDLLQRWQQQLPVGTPNQFVYGLPPFDMPQFKQQIEQNGWQSTPLYPNIRGRLVAKNGHAFAPELAKQNNSLRRELNLTQTDHYPKDNVITQGVAKFSKIGQVSVEQKTAQELGIQIGDQLSFSLPEGTLAATVVNLRSVEWESFSPNFFFIFSPKTMDENAGSYLGSFYLPPADQPKMVQLIQQFSNTVFIDVGRVLDEIKRLVNVLVQIITVLAALVGFSGVLVLIACLNVLMDERRKEVALLRSFGVAKNKLKRMLSLEIGFIGLLAGVVACLFAEVISAIASHRMQMAVQWHPEIWLILPLSMMIICTLIGRYRLSYLCDIPPLQSLREINQS from the coding sequence ATGAGTTCAGTGCTGAAACCTTTACTGCAGCAAAGTTTTCGTACAGGTGGTTTATATCTCCTGATTATTGCGCTGTCTTTGGCAATCAGTGCAACCACGGCACTTAAGTTCAGTAATACCCAAGTGCAAAATGCTGTTGCGTTACAAGCAGCTGAAATGTTGGGTGCAGATCTGGTTCTATCTGATAAGGAGCCCATTCAACTCATTTGGCTGCAACAGGCAGATAAGCTGAAGTTACAACATGCAGCAGTGACTGTATTTAGTTCGATGGCACATAACCAAGATCAGTTTGTGATGGTCAATGTCAAAGCGGTGGATGATCATTTCCCATTACGTGGCCAATTACAGATTCAACCCAATGCAGGAACGATACAGCCAGGTCAGGTTTGGCTAAGTCCGCGGGCGATGGATCTGTTGCATACCAAACTAGGTGAGCCGCTTGCGATCGCAGATGGTCAGTTTAAGGTTACAGGCATTATTGAGCGTGACTCCAATCAGGAAATGGGTTTCTCTGGTTTTTCTCCTACAGTGATTATTCATCAGGCTGATATCGCCAAAACCAATGCTGTTCAGGTCGGGAGTCGAATTGAGTATCGACTGCTCCTTGCAGGAGAGCCAAAGCAAACCCAAGCCTTTAAAAAAGCTTTTCAGCAATCTCAAAAGCTTGAACAGGAGATTGATCAGCCAGTAGATCAACAGCTGGAGAGTGAGCAGGGTTCGCTGAAACTTAGAGATGCCAGCCAATCCAATAGCCGTTTGATGAAACCGATCGAAAATCTGGATACCTTTTTACAGCTTGCCAATTTATTGACCATTTTGCTCTGTGGTATCGCGATTGCTTTAACCAGTCAGCGTTATGTGCAACAGAATCAGGATCATATTGCGTTGATGCGTTGTTTAGGTGCGAGTAAGCGACAAATTTTATGGGCGTATATTGCCTTGCTTGGCATCGTCAGTGCCTTGTCAATTGTACTGGGGAGCTTAATTGGAATTGCGTTGGGCTATGGTTTGCTACAACTGATGTTGCAACTGATTCCACAGCTGCAATTGAGCTTTGCACTGGCTGATTTGCTTTATGCTTTACCGATTGCAATTTTTACCAGTGTGATGGTGCTGATTGGCTTTATTTTGCCGAGCATTTGGCAGTTGTTAAATACGCCTCCGATTCGGGTGATTCGCCAACAAGAGCGTTCACGTAAGTCTTATCTGGCAATGTTCGCAATTGGTATTGTCAGTTTGATTCTATTTAGTTTGGTGTTGAGTGATAACTTACAATTAAGCCTGTTGGTGTTAAGCGCAATATTGTTGCTTTGCGTGATTTTGTATGTGGTGATTTGGCTGCTACTCAAGACGATTAAACAACTGAAACATCCTCTTGCTGCCTATGTAAGGATTCCACATCAAACCGCTTTGCAGGTCACAGCATTGGCTTTAGGCTTGAGCTTGATTACAGTCTTGAGTGTGCTAAGAACTGACCTATTACAACGATGGCAACAACAATTGCCAGTGGGGACGCCGAATCAATTTGTTTATGGTCTGCCACCATTTGATATGCCGCAGTTTAAACAGCAAATTGAGCAAAATGGTTGGCAGTCAACGCCACTTTATCCGAATATTCGTGGGCGTTTGGTTGCTAAAAATGGTCATGCCTTTGCACCCGAACTGGCCAAGCAAAACAATTCATTGCGCCGTGAATTGAATTTGACTCAAACAGATCATTATCCTAAAGACAATGTGATTACCCAAGGCGTTGCCAAATTTAGCAAAATAGGGCAAGTGTCAGTCGAGCAAAAAACCGCACAGGAGCTTGGCATTCAAATTGGGGATCAACTCAGTTTTAGTTTGCCAGAAGGAACATTAGCAGCAACGGTAGTGAATTTACGTTCTGTTGAATGGGAGAGCTTTAGTCCGAATTTTTTCTTTATCTTCTCACCTAAAACCATGGATGAAAATGCAGGAAGTTATTTGGGCAGTTTTTATCTGCCCCCTGCGGATCAACCGAAAATGGTGCAATTGATTCAACAGTTTTCTAATACAGTATTTATTGATGTGGGGCGGGTGCTGGATGAAATTAAACGCTTGGTGAATGTGCTGGTACAGATCATAACGGTACTGGCTGCCTTAGTCGGCTTCTCTGGCGTATTGGTACTGATTGCATGTCTGAATGTGTTGATGGATGAACGCCGTAAAGAGGTTGCCTTACTACGTTCATTTGGCGTTGCCAAGAATAAGTTAAAACGTATGCTCAGTCTGGAGATTGGTTTTATTGGCCTGTTGGCCGGTGTGGTGGCGTGTTTGTTCGCCGAAGTGATTAGTGCGATTGCCAGTCACAGGATGCAAATGGCAGTGCAATGGCATCCTGAGATTTGGCTGATCTTACCGCTGAGCATGATGATCATTTGTACCTTGATTGGTCGTTATCGCCTGAGCTATTTATGCGATATCCCACCTTTACAAAGTCTAAGAGAAATCAATCAGTCTTAG